From one Callithrix jacchus isolate 240 chromosome 2, calJac240_pri, whole genome shotgun sequence genomic stretch:
- the GPR150 gene encoding putative G-protein coupled receptor 150 isoform X1, translating to MEDLFRPSIPPPAPNLSVPILLGWGLNLTLGQGAPTPGPPSRRVRLVFLGVILVVAVAGNATVLCRLCGGGGPWAGPKRRKMDFLLVQLALADLYACGGTALSQLAWELLGEPRAGTGDLACRFLQLLQASGRGASAHLVVLIALERHRAMHRPHARRLPARTLAALGWLLALLLALPPTFVVRGGSPSPLSPLPPPLPSPQPGTPPAARAWPGERRCRGIFASLPRWHLQVYALYESVAGFAAPVAVLGVACGHLLSVWWRRRPQAPADAAPWSASPGQAPAPSALPRAKVQSLKMSLLLALLFVGCELPYFAARLANALSSGPAGDWEAEGLSAALRVVGMVNSALNPFVYLFFQAGDCRLRRLLWRRLGSLCCALQGGAEDEEGPRGHQALHRQRWPHPHYHHARRELLDDGGLRPPPPRPRPLPCSCESAF from the coding sequence ATGGAGGATCTCTTTAGACCCTCAATTCCGCCGCCGGCGCCCAACCTCTCCGTGCCCATCCTACTGGGCTGGGGTCTCAATCTGACTTTGGGGCAGGGAGCCCCCACCCCCGGGCCGCCCAGCCGCCGCGTCCGCCTGGTGTTCCTGGGGGTCATCCTAGTGGTGGCGGTGGCGGGCAACGCCACTGTGCTGTGCCGCCTGTGCGGCGGCGGCGGGCCCTGGGCAGGCCCTAAGCGTCGCAAGATGGACTTCCTGCTGGTACAGCTGGCCCTGGCGGACCTGTACGCGTGCGGGGGCACGGCGCTGTCGCAGCTGGCCTGGGAACTGCTGGGCGAGCCCCGCGCGGGCACAGGCGACCTGGCGTGCCGcttcctgcagctgctgcaggcttCGGGGCGGGGCGCCTCGGCCCACCTCGTGGTGCTCATCGCCCTCGAGCGCCATCGCGCTATGCATCGACCGCACGCGCGGCGGCTGCCCGCGCGCACCCTCGCCGCCCTGGGCTGGCTGCTGGCGCTGCTGCTGGCGCTGCCCCCCACCTTCGTGGTGCGCGGGGGATCCCCCTCTCCACTGTCGCCtctgccgccgccgctgccgtcCCCGCAGCCCGGCACGCCCCCGGCCGCCCGCGCCTGGCCAGGGGAGCGTCGCTGCCGCGGGATCTTCGCGTCCCTGCCACGCTGGCACCTGCAGGTCTACGCGCTCTACGAGTCCGTCGCGGGCTTCGCAGCGCCTGTCGCGGTCCTGGGCGTCGCTTGCGGCCACCTACTCTCCGTCTGGTGGCGGCGCCGGCCGCAGGCCCCCGCAGATGCAGCGCCCTGGTCGGCGAGTCCTGGCCAAGCCCCGGCGCCCAGCGCGTTGCCCCGCGCCAAGGTGCAGAGCCTGAAGATGAGCCTGCTGCTGGCGCTGCTGTTCGTGGGCTGCGAGCTGCCCTACTTTGCCGCCCGGCTGGCGAACGCGTTGTCGTCCGGGCCCGCGggagactgggaggcagagggcctATCGGCGGCGCTGCGCGTCGTGGGGATGGTCAACAGCGCTCTCAATCCCTTCGTCTACCTCTTCTTCCAGGCGGGCGACTGCCGGCTCCGGCGACTACTGTGGAGGCGCCTGGGCTCGCTCTGCTGCGCGCTGCAGGGGGGCGCGGAGGATGAGGAGGGGCCCAGGGGCCACCAGGCGCTCCACCGCCAACGCTGGCCCCACCCTCATTATCACCATGCTCGGCGGGAACTGCTAGACGATGGCGGCTTGCGCCCACCCCCTCCGCGCCCCAGACCCCTGCCCTGCTCCTGCGAAAGCGCCTTCTAG
- the GPR150 gene encoding putative G-protein coupled receptor 150 isoform X2 — protein MEDLFRPSIPPPAPNLSVPILLGWGLNLTLGQGAPTPGPPSRRVRLVFLGVILVVAVAGNATVLCRLCGGGGPWAGPKRRKMDFLLVQLALADLYACGGTALSQLAWELLGEPRAGTGDLACRFLQLLQASGRGASAHLVVLIALERHRAMHRPHARRLPARTLAALGWLLALLLALPPTFVVRGGSPSPLSPLPPPLPSPQPGTPPAARAWPGERRCRGIFASLPRWHLQVYALYESVAGFAAPVAVLGVACGHLLSVWWRRRPQAPADAAPWSASPGQAPAPSALPRAKAGDCRLRRLLWRRLGSLCCALQGGAEDEEGPRGHQALHRQRWPHPHYHHARRELLDDGGLRPPPPRPRPLPCSCESAF, from the exons ATGGAGGATCTCTTTAGACCCTCAATTCCGCCGCCGGCGCCCAACCTCTCCGTGCCCATCCTACTGGGCTGGGGTCTCAATCTGACTTTGGGGCAGGGAGCCCCCACCCCCGGGCCGCCCAGCCGCCGCGTCCGCCTGGTGTTCCTGGGGGTCATCCTAGTGGTGGCGGTGGCGGGCAACGCCACTGTGCTGTGCCGCCTGTGCGGCGGCGGCGGGCCCTGGGCAGGCCCTAAGCGTCGCAAGATGGACTTCCTGCTGGTACAGCTGGCCCTGGCGGACCTGTACGCGTGCGGGGGCACGGCGCTGTCGCAGCTGGCCTGGGAACTGCTGGGCGAGCCCCGCGCGGGCACAGGCGACCTGGCGTGCCGcttcctgcagctgctgcaggcttCGGGGCGGGGCGCCTCGGCCCACCTCGTGGTGCTCATCGCCCTCGAGCGCCATCGCGCTATGCATCGACCGCACGCGCGGCGGCTGCCCGCGCGCACCCTCGCCGCCCTGGGCTGGCTGCTGGCGCTGCTGCTGGCGCTGCCCCCCACCTTCGTGGTGCGCGGGGGATCCCCCTCTCCACTGTCGCCtctgccgccgccgctgccgtcCCCGCAGCCCGGCACGCCCCCGGCCGCCCGCGCCTGGCCAGGGGAGCGTCGCTGCCGCGGGATCTTCGCGTCCCTGCCACGCTGGCACCTGCAGGTCTACGCGCTCTACGAGTCCGTCGCGGGCTTCGCAGCGCCTGTCGCGGTCCTGGGCGTCGCTTGCGGCCACCTACTCTCCGTCTGGTGGCGGCGCCGGCCGCAGGCCCCCGCAGATGCAGCGCCCTGGTCGGCGAGTCCTGGCCAAGCCCCGGCGCCCAGCGCGTTGCCCCGCGCCAAG GCGGGCGACTGCCGGCTCCGGCGACTACTGTGGAGGCGCCTGGGCTCGCTCTGCTGCGCGCTGCAGGGGGGCGCGGAGGATGAGGAGGGGCCCAGGGGCCACCAGGCGCTCCACCGCCAACGCTGGCCCCACCCTCATTATCACCATGCTCGGCGGGAACTGCTAGACGATGGCGGCTTGCGCCCACCCCCTCCGCGCCCCAGACCCCTGCCCTGCTCCTGCGAAAGCGCCTTCTAG